The Proteus vulgaris genome has a segment encoding these proteins:
- the arsB gene encoding arsenical pump membrane protein, whose amino-acid sequence MFIALLIFILTITFVIWQPKGLGIGWSATMGALIALLLGVINLQDIPVVWNIVWNATATFVAVIIISLILDESGFFEWAALHVAKWGGGKGRLLFSYIILLGASVAALFANDGAALILTPIVIAMLLALGFSKGTTLAFVMAAGFIADTASLPLIVSNLVNIVSADFFDIGFTEYASVMILVDIAAIIATLIMLHWFFRKDIPQQYDTSKLAMPATVIKDVKTFKAGWLVLLLLLLGFFILEPLGIPISAIAATGAVILWLIAAQGKTINTQKVLRGAPWQIVIFSLGMYLVVYGLRNAGLTHYLSEILNVLAEKGIWEATLGTGFITAFLSSIMNNMPTVLVGALSIEGSNATGLIKEAMIYANVIGADLGPKITPIGSLATLLWLHVLSQKNMTITWGYYFKTGIIMTIPVLTVTLVALALRLTLMN is encoded by the coding sequence ATGTTTATCGCCTTATTAATATTTATTTTGACAATCACTTTTGTTATTTGGCAACCCAAAGGATTGGGGATTGGTTGGAGTGCCACAATGGGTGCGTTAATCGCACTATTATTAGGTGTCATTAATCTCCAAGATATTCCTGTGGTTTGGAATATCGTCTGGAATGCAACCGCAACATTTGTTGCTGTTATCATCATTAGCCTTATTCTTGATGAAAGTGGTTTCTTTGAATGGGCTGCACTTCATGTTGCAAAATGGGGCGGTGGTAAAGGACGGCTTTTATTTAGCTATATCATCCTGCTCGGAGCATCTGTTGCAGCACTTTTTGCCAATGATGGTGCAGCACTGATTTTAACACCTATAGTCATTGCGATGTTGTTAGCGCTTGGATTTAGTAAAGGTACAACATTAGCCTTTGTTATGGCAGCAGGGTTTATTGCAGATACAGCAAGTTTGCCTTTAATTGTTTCTAATTTAGTCAATATTGTCTCAGCTGATTTTTTTGATATCGGATTTACAGAATATGCTTCTGTAATGATCCTTGTTGATATAGCGGCTATTATTGCAACGTTAATTATGTTGCATTGGTTTTTCCGCAAAGATATTCCTCAGCAATATGACACATCAAAATTAGCGATGCCTGCGACAGTAATTAAAGATGTGAAAACATTTAAAGCAGGCTGGTTGGTATTGCTTCTTTTATTACTTGGTTTTTTCATACTAGAACCTCTAGGTATACCAATTAGCGCTATTGCAGCAACAGGTGCAGTCATATTGTGGCTTATCGCGGCACAAGGAAAAACGATTAATACTCAAAAAGTTTTACGAGGAGCACCTTGGCAAATCGTGATTTTCTCTCTGGGTATGTACCTAGTCGTTTATGGTTTGCGCAATGCTGGTTTGACTCATTATCTATCAGAAATACTCAATGTGTTGGCAGAAAAAGGAATATGGGAAGCGACACTAGGTACGGGATTTATCACCGCATTTTTATCTTCAATTATGAACAATATGCCAACCGTTCTTGTTGGTGCCTTATCAATAGAAGGCAGTAATGCAACCGGTTTAATTAAAGAAGCGATGATTTATGCCAATGTTATTGGTGCAGATCTCGGCCCCAAAATTACCCCAATAGGAAGTTTGGCAACATTATTGTGGCTACATGTTCTATCACAAAAAAATATGACCATTACATGGGGCTATTACTTTAAGACCGGCATTATTATGACCATTCCTGTGCTAACAGTGACATTAGTTGCATTAGCTCTTAGGCTTACATTAATGAATTAG
- the arsA gene encoding Arsenical pump-driving ATPase, translating into MKFIENAPNYLFFTGKGGVGKTSISCATAIKLARGGKKVLLVSTDPASNVGQVFSQTIGNSIKQISLVPNLSTIEIDPQVAAKEYRNKIIAPIKGSLPDAVIQSITEQLSGACTTEIAAFDEFTGLLTNKEITGKFDHIIFDTAPTGHTIRLLQLPGAWRDFIRDNPDGASCLGPMSGLEKQRAQYSLAVDALSDKQLTRLILVARPQSAALREVARTYTELSSLGVKNQQLVINGVFPESAVSVDDELSKALYLREQVAIQNMPEILQSLPTDTLMLRVQNMVGIEALAQLLSNQGSELPLVKKSNADLMLPKLSSLVKEIAEQKHGLIMLMGKGGVGKTTIAASIAVKLAEQGADVHLTTSDPAAHLENTLKGSLPNLQVSRIDPIAETERYRHHVLETKGKDLDAEGRALLEEDLRSPCTEEIAVFQAFSRIIREASHRFVIMDTAPTGHTLLLLDATGAYHKEIAKKMGEKGHFLTPMMQLQDPTRTKVIITTLAETTPVLEAENLQNDLIRAGIYPWAWVINNSLSTTKTTSPLLLSRAEQEIPQIEKVVNSLAKRVAIVPLQEQEPVGVSALSRLAD; encoded by the coding sequence GTGAAATTTATAGAAAATGCACCAAATTATCTTTTTTTTACGGGAAAAGGTGGTGTAGGTAAGACATCTATTTCATGTGCAACAGCGATTAAGCTAGCAAGGGGAGGAAAAAAAGTTTTATTGGTCAGCACAGATCCTGCTTCTAATGTTGGGCAAGTATTTTCACAAACTATTGGCAATAGTATTAAGCAAATTTCACTTGTACCCAATCTTTCAACCATAGAAATAGACCCGCAAGTTGCGGCCAAAGAGTACCGAAATAAAATTATTGCTCCCATTAAAGGCAGTTTACCTGACGCCGTTATTCAAAGTATTACAGAGCAATTATCAGGCGCCTGTACTACGGAAATAGCCGCATTTGATGAATTTACAGGGCTACTAACTAATAAAGAAATCACGGGTAAATTCGATCATATTATTTTTGATACCGCCCCAACGGGTCATACAATAAGATTATTACAACTACCTGGCGCCTGGCGTGATTTTATTCGTGATAATCCCGATGGGGCATCTTGCCTTGGGCCTATGTCTGGATTAGAAAAACAGCGTGCGCAATACAGTCTGGCAGTTGATGCTCTGAGTGATAAACAGCTAACACGATTAATACTTGTTGCACGACCACAATCTGCTGCACTTCGTGAAGTTGCACGAACGTATACTGAACTATCTTCTCTTGGTGTTAAAAATCAGCAATTAGTGATTAATGGTGTTTTTCCTGAATCAGCCGTTTCTGTTGATGATGAATTGTCAAAAGCACTTTATCTTAGAGAGCAAGTTGCAATACAGAATATGCCCGAAATCCTTCAATCGTTACCAACAGATACACTTATGTTACGTGTACAAAATATGGTGGGAATTGAAGCGTTAGCTCAACTTTTGTCTAATCAAGGATCAGAATTACCCTTGGTTAAAAAATCTAATGCAGATTTGATGTTGCCGAAATTATCCTCTCTAGTTAAAGAAATTGCAGAACAGAAGCATGGCTTGATCATGTTAATGGGAAAAGGCGGCGTAGGAAAAACGACAATAGCAGCCTCAATAGCAGTCAAACTCGCAGAACAGGGGGCTGATGTTCATCTTACAACGTCCGATCCCGCAGCTCATCTCGAAAACACATTAAAGGGGAGTTTACCGAATTTACAGGTCAGTCGAATCGATCCGATAGCGGAAACAGAACGTTATCGTCATCATGTCCTCGAAACAAAAGGTAAAGATCTCGATGCTGAAGGGCGAGCATTATTAGAGGAAGATCTTCGCTCTCCATGTACTGAAGAAATAGCTGTTTTTCAGGCCTTTTCTCGGATAATCCGTGAAGCTAGTCATCGATTTGTGATTATGGATACGGCTCCGACTGGCCACACATTGCTCTTACTAGATGCCACCGGTGCTTACCATAAAGAAATTGCAAAAAAAATGGGGGAAAAAGGCCATTTTCTTACCCCTATGATGCAATTGCAGGATCCAACACGAACGAAAGTGATTATCACGACGTTAGCTGAAACAACTCCCGTTCTTGAAGCCGAAAACTTGCAAAATGATTTGATACGAGCAGGTATTTATCCGTGGGCATGGGTGATTAATAACAGTCTATCTACGACAAAAACAACGTCACCATTATTACTTTCTAGAGCTGAACAGGAAATACCACAGATTGAAAAAGTGGTTAACTCGCTTGCTAAACGAGTGGCCATTGTTCCACTACAGGAACAAGAACCGGTGGGTGTTTCAGCATTAAGCAGACTCGCGGATTAA
- the arsD gene encoding Arsenical resistance operon trans-acting repressor ArsD produces MKKLEVFDPALCCSTGVCGTDVDQALVNFATDVDWLKKQGANIRRFNLGQEPMAFVNNLKAKAFLETAGTEALPLILLNDEVVLTGRYPKRSELARWFGINYTNDNKPDVKSSCCGNNSGCC; encoded by the coding sequence ATGAAAAAACTAGAAGTCTTTGATCCCGCATTATGTTGTAGCACAGGTGTTTGTGGCACCGATGTTGATCAAGCATTAGTTAATTTTGCTACTGATGTTGATTGGTTAAAAAAGCAAGGGGCGAATATTCGACGTTTCAATCTAGGGCAAGAGCCCATGGCATTTGTTAATAATTTAAAAGCAAAAGCATTTCTTGAAACCGCGGGTACAGAAGCCTTACCGCTTATTTTACTTAATGATGAAGTTGTTTTAACGGGTCGCTATCCCAAACGCAGTGAATTAGCAAGATGGTTTGGTATTAATTATACAAATGACAATAAACCCGATGTGAAAAGTAGTTGTTGTGGAAACAATAGTGGTTGTTGTTAA
- the arsR gene encoding arsenical resistance operon repressor, with product MEPLQLFKILSDQTRLDIVLLLKASGELCVCDIYTALNLSQPKTSRHLAMLRESGLLLDSKHGKWVHYRLSPTLLSWVKNMIEITYEAEKNRVSDLLRTIEKKGAVSCCSE from the coding sequence ATGGAACCGTTGCAATTATTTAAGATATTAAGTGATCAAACAAGACTAGATATTGTGTTGCTACTTAAAGCATCCGGCGAGTTGTGTGTTTGTGACATTTATACAGCCTTAAATTTATCTCAACCTAAAACGTCTCGCCACCTAGCTATGTTGAGAGAAAGTGGACTGTTACTTGATTCTAAACACGGAAAATGGGTTCATTATCGTTTGTCTCCTACATTACTATCGTGGGTAAAAAATATGATTGAAATCACCTATGAGGCAGAGAAAAATCGGGTATCAGATTTGCTTCGAACGATTGAAAAGAAAGGAGCCGTGAGCTGCTGTTCTGAATAA
- the dhaT gene encoding putative alcohol dehydrogenase, with protein sequence MSYRMFDYLVPNVNFFGPGAISVVGERCKLLGGKKALLVTDKGLRAIKEGAVDKTIGYLKEAGIDVAVFDGTEPNPKDTNVLDGLAMFRKEQCDMIITVGGGSPHDCGKGIGIAATHEGDLYNYAGIETLTNPLPPIIAVNTTAGTASEVTRHCVLTNTKTKVKFVIVSWRNLPAVSINDPLLMIGKPAGLTAATGMDALTHAVEAYISKDANPVTDASAIQAIRLISRNLRQAVALGTNLKARENMAYASLLAGMAFNNANLGYVHAMAHQLGGLYDMPHGVANAVLLPHVLRYNLIANPEKFADIAEFMGENVTGLSVMDAAERAIASIARLSSDIGIPQHLSELGVKESDFPYMAEMALKDGNAFSNPRKGNEKEIIEIFRQAF encoded by the coding sequence ATGAGCTATCGTATGTTTGATTACTTGGTACCAAATGTTAACTTTTTTGGCCCAGGTGCTATCTCTGTTGTTGGCGAACGTTGCAAATTATTGGGCGGTAAAAAAGCCCTATTAGTAACGGATAAAGGCCTGAGAGCTATCAAAGAAGGTGCCGTAGATAAAACTATTGGTTATTTAAAAGAAGCGGGCATTGATGTTGCCGTATTTGACGGTACTGAACCTAACCCAAAAGACACTAACGTACTTGACGGTCTTGCAATGTTCCGCAAAGAACAATGCGATATGATAATTACCGTCGGGGGCGGTAGCCCACATGACTGCGGTAAAGGTATTGGTATTGCAGCAACGCATGAAGGTGACCTTTATAATTATGCTGGAATTGAAACGCTAACAAATCCACTTCCCCCTATTATTGCCGTGAATACAACCGCAGGTACCGCCAGTGAAGTGACTCGCCATTGTGTTCTGACCAATACAAAAACAAAAGTCAAATTTGTTATCGTTAGCTGGCGTAACCTCCCTGCTGTTTCAATTAACGATCCCCTATTAATGATTGGCAAACCTGCTGGACTGACTGCTGCAACGGGTATGGATGCTTTAACTCATGCAGTTGAAGCTTATATTTCGAAAGATGCTAACCCTGTCACTGATGCTTCAGCGATCCAAGCAATCCGTTTAATTTCTCGCAACTTACGTCAAGCCGTGGCGTTGGGTACAAATCTGAAAGCCCGTGAAAATATGGCTTATGCTTCACTTTTAGCAGGTATGGCATTTAATAACGCTAACCTCGGCTATGTTCATGCCATGGCTCACCAGTTGGGTGGATTATATGATATGCCACATGGTGTGGCTAATGCTGTATTACTCCCACATGTATTACGTTATAACCTAATTGCTAATCCAGAAAAATTTGCAGATATTGCTGAATTTATGGGCGAAAACGTGACAGGATTATCCGTAATGGATGCTGCTGAACGAGCTATTGCGTCTATCGCCCGCCTTTCTTCGGATATTGGCATTCCACAACATTTAAGTGAATTGGGTGTGAAAGAGTCTGATTTCCCATATATGGCGGAAATGGCACTTAAAGACGGTAATGCATTCTCTAACCCACGTAAAGGTAATGAAAAAGAGATTATTGAAATTTTCCGCCAAGCATTCTAA
- the tehA gene encoding Tellurite resistance protein tehA — translation MILINKLKKISSQFTSGYFGVVLGMIGTGMAWRYAAKEHQYPAYIGEIFIGVGCLVWLTLTLFLLSKGLFHRQSILDEIKHPVASGFTSLFPATTVLVSIGLNPYLPFFSLILFSLGAVAQLAYSSWLIGSQWKGEYPKIATTPVLYLPTVANNFICAMACGAFGFNDLGILFFGAGVFSWLSLEPTILKRIRSDGLMDEKSRLSFGIQLAPALVACSAYLAINDNHIDFFAKMLLGYGLLQLLFMLRLIPWFVKQPFSLPFWSFSFGVSALAKASLNMSMTSTSDFMQLLSTALFIFANAVILLLIWHSLLWFFKGLKQLYSPSKVV, via the coding sequence ATGATATTGATAAATAAACTAAAAAAAATCTCATCACAATTCACATCAGGCTATTTTGGTGTAGTATTAGGAATGATAGGTACGGGAATGGCATGGCGCTATGCTGCTAAAGAGCATCAGTATCCGGCTTATATTGGTGAAATATTTATCGGTGTGGGGTGTTTGGTTTGGCTAACACTTACGCTATTTTTACTAAGCAAAGGGCTATTTCATCGACAAAGTATTCTCGATGAAATTAAACATCCCGTTGCAAGTGGGTTTACTAGCTTATTTCCAGCAACGACCGTTTTAGTTTCGATAGGACTAAATCCTTATTTACCTTTCTTTTCACTCATACTGTTTAGTCTTGGAGCTGTAGCTCAATTAGCTTACTCCAGTTGGTTAATTGGTTCTCAGTGGAAAGGGGAATACCCTAAAATAGCCACCACACCTGTTTTATATTTACCAACGGTTGCCAATAACTTCATTTGCGCCATGGCATGTGGTGCATTTGGTTTTAATGATTTGGGTATTTTATTTTTTGGGGCTGGCGTTTTTTCATGGCTAAGTTTAGAGCCTACTATTTTAAAAAGAATACGCAGTGATGGATTAATGGATGAGAAATCACGTCTTTCATTTGGCATTCAACTCGCGCCCGCTTTAGTGGCTTGTAGCGCTTACTTAGCAATTAATGATAATCATATCGACTTCTTCGCAAAAATGTTATTAGGTTATGGGTTATTACAACTTTTATTTATGCTGAGACTAATTCCTTGGTTTGTGAAACAACCGTTTTCATTGCCATTTTGGAGTTTCTCTTTTGGTGTTTCTGCATTAGCAAAAGCCTCATTAAATATGAGTATGACATCTACTAGTGACTTTATGCAGTTATTATCAACGGCGCTATTTATTTTTGCTAATGCTGTTATTTTATTACTTATTTGGCATTCATTATTATGGTTTTTTAAAGGATTGAAACAGTTATACAGTCCTTCTAAAGTGGTATGA
- the osmB gene encoding osmotically-inducible lipoprotein: MNITLKKIGTLCVASVLLFSLAGCSSMTKRDRNTAIGAGAGAIGGAILTDGSALGTIGGGVLGGVIGHQVGKK; encoded by the coding sequence ATGAATATCACGTTAAAAAAGATTGGAACACTGTGTGTCGCTTCTGTTCTGCTTTTTTCACTTGCGGGTTGTTCTAGCATGACAAAACGCGACCGTAATACAGCGATTGGAGCCGGTGCTGGTGCCATCGGTGGTGCTATTTTGACTGACGGTAGTGCATTAGGCACTATTGGCGGTGGTGTCTTAGGTGGCGTTATTGGCCATCAAGTAGGTAAAAAATAG
- the ydfG gene encoding NADP-dependent L-serine/L-allo-threonine dehydrogenase → MIIFITGASAGFGEAIARHFISHGHSVIGTARRLEKLINLHKELGDQFYPLQLDVTDKKAVSEIYTQLPEKWRTIDVLVNNAGLALGLNTADKASLDDWDTMIETNNKGLVHVTRAILPFMVERNKGHIINISSTAASWPYLGGNVYGATKAFVKQFSLGLRADLQGKKVRVTDIEPGLVGGTEFSLVRFKGDSDKVEQTYANANALTPEDVAEAVYWTATLPAHVNINTLEMMPVSQSFAGLSVHRQN, encoded by the coding sequence ATGATTATTTTTATTACGGGAGCTTCTGCTGGTTTTGGTGAAGCTATAGCTCGTCATTTTATCAGCCATGGACACAGTGTTATTGGTACTGCTCGCCGTTTGGAAAAACTGATTAATTTACATAAAGAGCTGGGAGATCAATTTTACCCCCTACAATTAGATGTTACCGATAAAAAAGCCGTGAGTGAGATTTATACTCAATTACCTGAAAAATGGCGCACCATTGATGTATTAGTAAATAACGCAGGTTTAGCATTAGGACTAAATACCGCCGATAAAGCGAGTCTTGATGACTGGGATACGATGATTGAGACAAATAATAAAGGTCTTGTTCATGTGACTCGCGCCATTCTTCCTTTTATGGTAGAAAGAAATAAAGGTCATATCATTAATATTAGTTCAACCGCCGCATCTTGGCCTTATTTGGGTGGCAATGTTTATGGTGCAACTAAAGCCTTTGTTAAACAATTTAGCTTAGGGTTACGCGCTGATCTTCAAGGTAAAAAGGTACGTGTCACCGATATTGAACCAGGCCTTGTTGGTGGTACAGAATTTTCATTAGTTCGTTTTAAAGGTGATAGTGATAAAGTTGAACAAACATATGCAAACGCAAATGCATTAACTCCAGAAGATGTTGCAGAGGCAGTATATTGGACAGCAACATTACCAGCTCATGTCAATATTAATACCTTAGAAATGATGCCCGTTAGCCAATCATTTGCCGGGTTAAGTGTTCATCGGCAAAATTAA
- the ynfB gene encoding Protein of uncharacterised function (DUF1283): MINTLTKKPMARTILFSLFLSLSVSSFSSIAASTNVTINGNGYDNVLDKEQARQLKEDWDQKRELRTQVNQREKIEFNKVDKAIDERDACLKSANVYAYWEPETRRCLDSNTGRPVNP; this comes from the coding sequence ATGATCAATACTCTAACTAAGAAACCAATGGCAAGAACGATATTGTTCTCCTTATTTCTTAGTTTATCTGTGTCTTCTTTTTCTTCTATTGCCGCCTCTACCAATGTAACCATTAATGGTAATGGCTATGACAATGTCTTAGATAAAGAACAAGCTCGACAACTGAAAGAAGACTGGGATCAAAAGCGTGAGCTTCGTACCCAAGTCAATCAGCGAGAAAAAATTGAATTTAATAAAGTAGATAAAGCCATTGATGAGCGAGATGCTTGTCTGAAAAGTGCAAATGTCTACGCTTATTGGGAGCCAGAAACACGTCGCTGTTTAGACAGTAATACTGGGCGCCCTGTTAATCCGTAA
- the ynfD gene encoding Protein of uncharacterised function (DUF1161) encodes MKKYIFAVMATLMAFAPLAANAGCDEVVESIQQKIVNNGVPAANFTLTVVENDQVAQTEGKVVGTCENDSKKIIYTRH; translated from the coding sequence ATGAAAAAATATATCTTTGCAGTAATGGCAACCCTTATGGCATTTGCCCCGTTAGCAGCAAATGCAGGTTGTGATGAAGTTGTTGAGTCTATTCAACAAAAAATTGTCAATAATGGTGTCCCCGCAGCTAACTTTACTTTGACTGTCGTTGAAAACGACCAAGTTGCACAAACAGAAGGTAAAGTGGTAGGCACTTGCGAGAATGACAGTAAAAAGATCATCTATACTCGTCATTAA
- the bioD_2 gene encoding dethiobiotin synthetase — translation MLTRFFVTGTDTNVGKTVVTRALLQSLNRGGSTAVGFKPIATELHETADGERNHDAMIIHNSSPVEVRYDEINPILLDNCYVSENEIDFNKISNELDNLSKKAECVVIEGNGGWRYLLDDNTFYSDWVVKEQIPVVLVVGIQPGCVNHSILTAQSIINDGLKLVGWVANRINPGLPYYAKIVERLSQHIPAPLIGEIPYLLRPEERDLSCYLDLSQLDIAVPA, via the coding sequence ATGTTAACACGCTTTTTTGTTACGGGGACAGATACCAACGTGGGTAAAACTGTTGTGACCCGAGCACTTCTTCAGTCATTAAATCGTGGCGGGTCAACGGCAGTGGGTTTTAAGCCTATTGCAACAGAATTACATGAAACGGCTGATGGTGAACGTAATCATGATGCGATGATTATTCATAATTCATCGCCAGTTGAAGTTCGCTACGACGAAATTAATCCTATTTTGCTTGATAATTGCTATGTTAGCGAAAATGAAATTGATTTTAATAAGATTTCAAATGAGCTCGATAATTTAAGTAAAAAAGCAGAGTGTGTTGTTATCGAAGGTAATGGCGGTTGGCGTTATCTGCTTGATGATAATACTTTTTATTCTGATTGGGTGGTAAAAGAACAAATTCCAGTTGTTTTGGTTGTCGGTATTCAACCAGGCTGTGTTAATCACTCAATATTAACAGCACAATCTATTATCAACGATGGTTTGAAATTAGTCGGTTGGGTTGCTAACAGAATAAATCCAGGATTACCTTATTACGCGAAAATTGTGGAAAGGCTGTCTCAGCATATTCCTGCGCCGCTGATTGGTGAAATCCCGTATTTATTACGTCCTGAAGAACGTGATCTCTCTTGTTACCTTGATTTAAGCCAGTTGGATATCGCGGTACCTGCTTAA
- the mlc gene encoding protein Mlc (making large colonies protein) (ROK-family transcriptional regulator): protein MGNQPSHIDHVKQFNLGTVFRLIDEHGPISRISLSKKAELAPASITKITRELVETHLIHETEFPDVGFRGRPAVGLKLESQGWQFLCIRVNKGNLLFSLRELDSKLVTEDTFDFPKENSNDFLNHFLLAIDKFFERYQSHVERLTAISITMNAIVDPISGVIHSSPYYDVKDIPLADKIHEKTGVSVFLQHSVTAWTMAESLYGAAKNNSDVLQIVIDDIVGAGIISNGRTLHSHSHSAVEIGHTKVTDSDNNCYCGAKGCLETEIAIPQLIKKAQLLAQEDPSSLLNKYPITIETLCDAILVGDKQALKIVSLVAQRLGFILAVMINIFNPQKILIGSPLCRAKSILFPLILNHVQHHAMPRYTQSLIIEETELRNKGTLPAASLVKEALYNGSLLIELMQG, encoded by the coding sequence ATGGGGAATCAACCTAGCCACATCGATCACGTAAAACAGTTTAATCTTGGCACAGTCTTTCGTTTGATTGATGAACATGGTCCTATTTCTCGTATTTCACTGTCAAAAAAAGCAGAGCTGGCTCCCGCGAGTATTACCAAAATTACGCGAGAATTAGTTGAAACTCATCTTATTCACGAAACTGAGTTTCCAGATGTGGGATTTCGTGGGAGACCTGCTGTAGGGTTAAAACTCGAAAGCCAAGGGTGGCAATTTCTCTGTATCCGCGTCAATAAAGGTAATTTACTTTTTAGTTTAAGAGAATTAGACAGTAAACTTGTTACTGAAGATACGTTTGATTTTCCTAAAGAAAATAGTAATGACTTCCTTAATCACTTTTTACTTGCTATTGATAAATTTTTCGAACGTTATCAATCTCATGTTGAGAGATTGACGGCAATTAGTATCACAATGAATGCGATTGTTGATCCCATTAGTGGTGTTATTCATAGCTCCCCTTATTATGATGTTAAAGATATTCCCCTTGCTGATAAAATTCATGAAAAAACGGGAGTTTCCGTTTTCTTACAGCATAGTGTGACCGCATGGACAATGGCCGAGTCTTTATATGGTGCCGCAAAAAATAATTCAGATGTTCTGCAAATCGTCATTGATGACATCGTGGGTGCCGGTATCATTAGTAATGGACGAACATTACATTCTCATAGCCACAGTGCGGTTGAAATTGGGCATACTAAAGTTACTGACTCTGACAATAACTGTTATTGCGGTGCGAAAGGGTGTTTAGAGACAGAAATTGCAATTCCTCAATTAATTAAAAAAGCCCAGCTATTAGCTCAAGAGGATCCTTCCTCATTGTTAAACAAATATCCTATTACCATTGAGACATTGTGTGATGCAATATTAGTTGGAGATAAACAAGCTCTTAAGATAGTGAGTTTAGTCGCTCAGCGATTGGGGTTTATTCTTGCCGTGATGATTAATATCTTTAATCCGCAAAAAATATTAATTGGTTCACCTCTTTGTCGAGCAAAGTCTATTCTTTTTCCTTTGATCTTGAACCATGTTCAACATCATGCCATGCCTCGTTATACACAATCGTTAATTATTGAAGAAACAGAGTTAAGAAATAAAGGAACATTGCCTGCTGCCTCATTGGTTAAAGAGGCTCTGTACAACGGTTCTTTGTTAATTGAGTTGATGCAAGGCTAA
- the benM_3 gene encoding LysR-family transcriptional regulator, which yields MNIELRHLRYFIAVAEELHFGKAAERLNISQPPLSQQIQALENEIGARLLERTNRSVALTPAGQMFLKESYQIMAQVNAAATRAARMEKGELGEISIGFTSTTPFMHLVTLSLRQFRENYPEVGIHMHQMNTKQQISPLLTGRIDLGIMRNTTLPENLHHQLLFREPFILAVYEGHPLLAYKETGVNIQDIGQYPFVFFERDVGTALYDEIIQLLSLSGITPTIAQEAGEAMTILGLVAAGLGISIVTKSFTRMKVDGVHYLHFANSQAFSEVWLVSHKKRTIPAAANRLTQLLLKNILEHQKS from the coding sequence ATGAACATTGAATTGAGGCATTTACGTTATTTTATTGCTGTGGCTGAAGAACTTCATTTTGGTAAAGCAGCGGAAAGATTGAATATTTCTCAACCCCCTTTGAGCCAACAAATACAAGCACTTGAAAACGAAATAGGAGCCAGGCTTTTAGAACGAACTAACCGTTCTGTTGCACTAACCCCTGCAGGGCAAATGTTTTTAAAAGAGTCTTATCAAATTATGGCGCAGGTCAACGCAGCTGCAACACGTGCAGCTAGAATGGAAAAAGGCGAGTTAGGTGAAATATCGATAGGTTTTACATCAACAACTCCTTTTATGCATTTGGTAACCTTGAGTTTACGGCAATTTAGAGAAAATTATCCTGAAGTCGGCATTCATATGCATCAAATGAATACAAAGCAACAAATTTCACCATTGCTTACAGGGCGTATTGATCTCGGTATTATGCGAAATACCACATTACCCGAAAATTTACACCACCAGCTGTTGTTTCGAGAGCCTTTTATTTTAGCTGTGTATGAGGGACATCCCTTACTTGCTTACAAAGAAACGGGGGTTAATATTCAAGATATTGGACAATATCCTTTTGTTTTCTTTGAAAGAGATGTAGGCACAGCGCTTTATGATGAGATTATTCAGCTACTGAGTTTATCAGGAATTACCCCTACTATTGCACAAGAAGCGGGCGAAGCCATGACGATTTTAGGGTTAGTTGCCGCAGGGTTAGGTATATCGATTGTGACTAAATCTTTCACTCGAATGAAAGTCGATGGCGTGCATTACCTGCATTTTGCTAATTCACAGGCTTTTTCTGAAGTTTGGTTGGTTTCTCATAAAAAACGCACAATACCCGCAGCGGCTAATCGATTAACGCAATTGTTATTAAAAAATATCTTAGAACACCAAAAATCTTGA